TCCTATGCTTGATAGTTGGTAATGACCATCTCCTTGCACTGTGAATAATTCAGTCATTTCAATATCGTCATCTTTGTAGACTTTGGGGATGACAGTAAATATAGTTTTCGAATCATCAATGTAGCTATTAAGTCCTTAATACTTAGTACTTTCTAAACACTCGGATAGGAGAAGCACACCCAAACAGTATATTTCAAGTCCATCTTGTTATAGCCTATAGTTTGATTCTGACCATTCCATCGGAGTATATTACATAACCACTTTCTGAAGCCATCCATATACCCACTTAGTTTCTCCAAAAGTTGCATGTGAGAAACGAAGGCAGCTTAATTGTTTTGACCTTCTGTGCTTTGACTTCTATGAGGTTAATTATATTGACAAAACATGTAAGTCACATGTTTCACGATTTGAGTTTGGCCCATATTTTTCTTCATCTTGAGTGTAATCTTATGAAACATTGTGAATTTTTTTCATATCAGCCTTCAGTGACGACAAATGAAATTGACAAAGCGGTACACCAAATGATTATAGATGCTGGTGCTTACCCTTCACCTCTTGGTTATGGGGGATTCCCAAAAAGTGTGTGCACATCGGTCAATGAATGCATGTGCCATGGAATACCCGACTCCCGTCAACTGCAGGTTGTTTTCTTGTCAATAAGCGTGCCCTCATTCTTTTGCTCTTGAAGTGCATTGTTTATCAGTATTCTATTTTTTGCAGGATGGAGATATAATAAATATTGATGTCACTGTCTACTTAAATGTAAGATGCGATGTCAATCAATATAATGTTTCCTCTTTTGATAACACTATATTTAGATTTATACTTTGTTTTTCTAATCTAGGGTTATCATGGTGACACCTCAAGGACATATCTATGTGGAAATGTCGATGATGCTACAAAACGCCTTGTGAAGGTATACCTTCATATCCTCTTTAAAAGTCCTGCTCTGAACTCTTTTCATCATTGTATAGTTattcttaatatttttaaaaggaaCGGTTTTATGCATTTACATGATTTTCCTCTGTTTTCATTCTCCGTTTTGCTGTTCTCATGTTAGTTCTCCTTAGTGTTAGCAATGCGATGCATCGCTACATGCCCCAAAATGGGTTATTGTTTAGTAACCAGGTGGTCCAGGTTGGGTTGGGTGACGTTGACCTGCAACACTTTTTTGTCCTTTTGTTAAATAAATCTAGCATATTGAAGTGTCAACTTTGATTACAGAAGGTATATGTTACAATAACAATGTAAATATTTATGATTAAGAAAACTTTAGGCGTGCATCAAACACTTTGGGCTACTTAGAAGATTCAGTtcgtttgacccatttgatatATTCGCTTGTTGGTATGTTTTGTACTTTGACCTATTAGACCTGTCTATATAAAACGTAGCCCAGTTTAATCTATGAGTAAGTGAATAGGTTGAAATCTACACCTCTAatctatgttatcaatttcggtgaaatttcggtggtataccggtTTTCGGTAGTGGGACATAATTTCGGTATTGAATTTCGGTTTTGATATCGTTACCGAAATTTCAATGAATTCTGTTTCAGCACTTCcaggttttatcttttactcttatttatgtatatatataagtagggaaagataatttgagaccaactaaaaaaagtccaaaaaaggaccattgattttcgtaacttacacaccaccatcatcatctactacgatatacaagacttttttgtaaaaacactaagattttccggcgacgggcccaccagaaaatcatgtgtaagttaacttacacatgtgtaagttacttacacatgtgtaacttacacatgtgtaacacatgtgtaagtaacttacacatgatttttctgtgggctcgtcgctggaaagtcttagtgtttttacaaaaaagtcttgtatatcgtagtagatgatgatggtgtacaaaaatcaatggtcctagttggtcctaaaataagaggtggtctcaaaatatctcacccctatataagtatatatatatataatattagaattaccgaaataccaccaAAAAAAACGATATTTCGTATACCAGTCCGTGACCGAAAACACCGAAATTTATGTCCTTGACTACTTAGCCTCTAATTACTATTAACTTCTATATTAAAGGAAATGAATAGTAagttttaggtattttaaattTAACCACAAAACtctaaaattttcattttgatcctacaacattttataaaaatagtaaacTTTAAGTTTCTTAGATTTAACcacaaacttttaaaatttttgttttgatcCTAAAACAATTTGTACAAATTTTTACATTGCTtctacaaaaatttataataaagcAAAACATCGCACCATCTGGATTATCTCACGTCGTTTCATTCAAATTTTACCATTATTCGGATTTTACCACATCTTATCCCGTTTAGGTATAAAACCACAGGTTCTTCTTggattttacatatttttcttttttgagttTCTAAATAATATAATCTCTGTAGTAATgtctttaaataaaaatctatttcatatgtcaaagtTTTTAGCAATGATGCATTACCATTCGTAAGTTACATCCCGTAACATTATTTGGATTTTACCCCATCACATCCTGTTCGAGTTTTTTACTACATgttactttttgatttcttgcaAACCCCGCAACGCGAGGTTGTGAACCTCCTAGTTATTATTGTACCAGAATACCAGATTAACCCATTAGTAAGGCACCAGGTTGAAATCTATACCTCTAACAAAAGGACCCATGGATATCGATTCCTATTTTTTCTTTACCATTCTGTTTTAGTTTAGATCTTGTAGTCATGCTTTGAGGAAATCATGAAGCTGATGATATTTTTGTGGATAGTTGATCCGTGGTTGATTGGCGGCTAATTTCTgctaaaaatatatgaaaacacTTTCTGCATTGATGACAGGTTACCGAAGAGTGCTTGGAAAGAGGTATTGCTGTTTGCAAAGACGGAGCTCTTTTCAGGAAAATTGGGAAAAGGATTAGGTACCCGACTCTTTTAGCTAAATACAGAGTATAGTGTTTATCCTGTTTCAGGaaaaagttgacttttaattttcaacCTCGTACTTCTTTAGACtcgagcttttttttttttgaacggcagtTTAGACTCGAGCTTGATACTAATGATTGATTTGTTAGGGTCTTAGGGAACAGTTAAAGTCATATTTAGCTATAACTCAAGTGTCACAGATATGAATCGTATGctttaatgaattttttttcaaaatggaaATATACTTTTATGTCTGGAAGTTTattcattttgaagtttattactcgtatatgtaATAATCTCTTGTTTGTATTCAAGAAGTTATTTTATAGTTTCATAGCAACTATAATTTACATGCCATTTCCTTCCTACATGCGCAAGTATGTTGACTTGATACTTACAGTTGTTTGGAATATTAACTAGTCATTTATGTGATTATCTCAGTGAACATGCTGAAAAATTTGGCTATGGTGTCGTGGAACGTTTTGTGGGGCACGGTGTAGGGACCGTATTCCATTCAGAGCCACTTATATTTCATCACCGTATATTTTTGCTTccatttgtgaatttttctaCCATATATTTGTAAATGTGTATTTTATGAAACTTTGATTTCATTAATGCAGGTAATGAGAGGCCTGGTAGCATGGTTGAAGGTCAAACATTCACCATTGGTGAGTTCTTGAATCCCTTATGCCAGTTCTTCAAAAAAAGTGCAATGTAATTGGCAAATTGAATTAGTTATATTCTAGTTGACTTGAAGAAAATACATATTATCTTGTGCAGAACCAATTCTTACACTTGGAACGACGGAGTGTTTTACATGGGAAGATAACTGGACCACCCTAACAAAGGATGGCAGCCCTGCTGCTCAGTTTGAACATACCATTTTGATCACTAAAACCGGTGCTGAAATCTTGACAAAGTGTTGAAGATTTCACAATTGCCTGTGATATTTGTATTGTTGTCAAATCAATTAGTTATGCGATATCTTCAGCAAGCAGTGCTGATTTTTAAGAAAGGAAAACAAATTTACTAGATTATATGTTGTATAGAATTAGTCAATTAGAGACGCATTCATGCTGACATGATTTTTTATGCTATACTGTATGTTTTCCATgtgtttataaactttgttaGAACTTAGACGGGTATTTTATAGTTTATTcacaaaatatatgtttttttataattacaaAGTACACaaatgggaaaatgatccgtattgcagactttacctaagcatAGGTACTggcacattaaaaaaagttatagattaaacctttgaatttgataaacatatataatgctccttgaattttacataaactccccctgaattttacataataccccctgctttacctaagataggtactgcatgttttatctaacattttccctttttttaatatagtaaCATCTTGAACTTTTAAGATTtagttttttatctttttgataCCATGTTCATATCTTTTGTTtcattgtttatttatttatttatttttgaacagctaaattttattaaatcaagTATTCGGCAAGATGCCgaagtaaaaagaaaattacatcGGGATATTCTGCCACATCATCCACGAAAAAGTAAGCTTATTACATCGTGATGACACCCATAAGTAAGAATTGGAAACAATCGAATGAAAGATATTACTACTCTTAACTTGTTTCGTAGAAAACGCTACCTGGTTTCTATGCTTCCATATAGACCACCATACTAGAATAGGGCGTCCCTAAGGAACTATGGTCCTAGGACGAACCGAAAGAAAAAGACCCTAAGCCAAGAGCGATGAATTTTACCCGACGACGTAAAAACTAATATGCGTATCGCGTATGTAACATCTTAATCACCCAATCAGAATTCTTACAATTAATTATTCAAAGTAGTGATACTGTATTTAACATATAataatgtgtatatgtataattaacatatatataattttaaaaaacggGCCCCCTAAAATATGTGCAGTTGCTCACTTGGTCTTATGCCGAACCCCCCATGACTAGTAATATGATTTGCGCTTTGCGGCGGAAGCCGGAAGGTATTAAACAATAAACAGGTAAGTTTTTATGTATCGCGTGATGAATGCCAAAATTTGTATAAGCAAATTaagaaattatttttgttaaacttaATACAATACTATAAACATGTATAGAATAAAAAGTTGCTCGTGTAATTCATTAATTCTACCAGCAATGtaaattacattaaaattaaatgtttaatgACATAATGCAAACTTCTAATATAATAGTAGAAAATGATAATTTAACTTGAAAATATgtctaaaaatcaacttaaaactttaaaactttgACATGTGTATTCCAATAATTCATTTTTCTAATCTTATCTCTTTAGTCTTCCAAATatcatcattttattattagtttgacttttaaacAGTTCAATTacgttgatttatcattatccataatAATTTAGGGAACAAAATACATATTTGTTTTGAAA
The sequence above is drawn from the Erigeron canadensis isolate Cc75 chromosome 4, C_canadensis_v1, whole genome shotgun sequence genome and encodes:
- the LOC122595089 gene encoding methionine aminopeptidase 1B, chloroplastic gives rise to the protein MTSVAASFSSCFHGESLSSSIFTPSTSCNGVTGRKRFIVFAKRLSGLEEAMRIRKEREQRTSSPIKRRTPLRRLKVSPRLPVPDDILKPPYVSSKILPEIASEFQIHDEEGIARMRAACELAARVLEHAGTLVRPSVTTNEIDKAVHQMIIDAGAYPSPLGYGGFPKSVCTSVNECMCHGIPDSRQLQDGDIINIDVTVYLNGYHGDTSRTYLCGNVDDATKRLVKVTEECLERGIAVCKDGALFRKIGKRISEHAEKFGYGVVERFVGHGVGTVFHSEPLIFHHRNERPGSMVEGQTFTIEPILTLGTTECFTWEDNWTTLTKDGSPAAQFEHTILITKTGAEILTKC